One Gemmatimonadota bacterium DNA segment encodes these proteins:
- a CDS encoding Gfo/Idh/MocA family oxidoreductase, whose protein sequence is MKTYRVGIIGLGRMGSTIDDEGHTPLPYSIAAASRASERLEIAAGCDLRSERREDFSRRWGVHALYEDFREMVREERPDIVAVCTTASGLQKPAREAPDASFRGDSHAELAVALAELGVPMLYVEKAMASSMAAADDIHDAVLKHGTVFNTGVLRRFDNRYGVVRNAVLRGDVGEPRAAIHYARSSLMHGHIHSIDTLSWLLGDPVIRSVRGEIDPRDYVIEDDHIPYDPIATYELDFENGVRAWSIPAAGWEYEIIGSEGTIRSLNNGAGASLRRAPLDEGDDHKGRSTWEEVPFEFVTPESTVVSCLEDLIRAYETDEQSLGHVEIAHHITEACIAVAESHRRGGAWVDLPLVNRDLYIWHV, encoded by the coding sequence GCAGTACGATCGACGACGAAGGCCACACGCCCCTGCCCTATTCCATCGCGGCGGCCAGCAGGGCGAGCGAACGGCTGGAGATCGCCGCCGGCTGCGACCTGCGCTCCGAACGCAGGGAGGACTTTTCCAGGCGCTGGGGCGTCCACGCCCTGTACGAGGATTTCCGGGAGATGGTCCGGGAGGAACGCCCCGACATAGTTGCCGTATGCACCACCGCCTCGGGTCTGCAGAAACCGGCCCGGGAGGCGCCCGACGCGTCGTTCCGCGGAGATTCCCACGCCGAGTTGGCCGTCGCACTGGCGGAATTGGGCGTGCCCATGCTCTACGTGGAAAAGGCCATGGCCAGCTCCATGGCCGCGGCCGACGATATCCACGACGCCGTTTTGAAGCACGGAACGGTGTTCAATACGGGCGTGCTGCGCAGATTCGACAACCGCTACGGCGTGGTGCGGAACGCGGTCCTGAGAGGCGACGTGGGCGAACCCAGGGCGGCTATCCACTACGCGCGTTCATCCCTGATGCACGGTCACATCCATTCCATCGACACGCTCTCCTGGCTGCTCGGTGATCCCGTCATCAGGTCCGTTCGCGGCGAGATCGACCCCCGGGACTACGTCATCGAAGACGATCACATCCCCTACGACCCGATCGCGACGTACGAACTGGACTTCGAGAACGGTGTGCGTGCGTGGTCGATCCCCGCGGCGGGATGGGAGTACGAGATCATCGGGTCCGAAGGGACCATCCGGTCGCTGAACAACGGGGCCGGCGCATCATTGCGGCGCGCGCCGCTCGACGAAGGAGACGATCATAAGGGTCGCAGCACCTGGGAGGAAGTGCCGTTCGAATTCGTTACGCCTGAGAGCACGGTCGTGTCCTGCCTCGAAGATCTCATCCGTGCATACGAGACGGACGAGCAAAGCCTCGGCCATGTCGAGATCGCCCACCACATCACGGAAGCCTGCATCGCCGTCGCCGAAAGCCACCGCCGCGGCGGCGCCTGGGTGGATCTCCCGCTGGTCAACCGGGATCTGTACATCTGGCACGTCTGA